The following is a genomic window from Flavobacterium sp..
GCGCCAACGTGTTTAGCGGATGGATTTAGTACAATTACAAATTACGATGGTACATTAAATTATGTATTTAACCCAGCAGGTCCAACTATTAATGCTTCAGGATTAATTCAAGGAATGGTTTTAGGCACTAGTTATTCAGTTACAAGTACCAATGCCTCTTTGTGTACATCCTTAGTTTCGAATAATTTTGTTAATAATCCAATGTTATTAACCCCAGTTGTACCAACAATATCGATTACAGCACCAACGTGTTTAGCAGATGGATTTGCTACAGTAACAAATTACGATGCAACATTAAGTTATGTATTCACGCCAGCTGGACCTACAGTTGGGGCAGGTGGATTGGTATCAGGAATGACATTTGGGACATCATATGTTTTTGCAGCTTCAAACGGAAGTTGTTCATCAGTAGATACAGCATCGTTTAGTGTTGATTCAATTTTACCTACGCCCGTAGCGCCAGTTGTTAGTGAAACAGCGCCAACGTGTTTAGCGGATGGATTTAGTACAATTACAAATTACGATGGTACATTAAATTATGTATTTAACCCAGCAGGTCCAACTATTAATGCTTCAGGATTAATTCAAGGAATGGTTTTAGGCACTAGTTATTCAGTTACAAGTACCAATGCCTCTTTGTGTACATCCTTAGTTTCGAATAATTTTGTTAATAATCCAATGTTATTAACCCCAGTTGTACCAACAATATCGATTACAGCACCAACATGTTTAGCAGATGGATTTGCTACAGTAACAAATTACGATGCAACATTAAGTTATGTATTCACGCCAGCTGGACCTACAGTTGGGGCAGGTGGATTGGTATCAGGAATGACATTTGGGACATCATATGTTGTTGCAGCTTCAAACGGAAGTTGTTCATCAGTAGATACAGCCTCTTTTAGTGTTGATTCAATTTTACCTACGCCCGTAGCGCCAGTTGTTAGTGAAACAGCGCCAACGTGTTTAGCGGATGGATTTAGTACAATTACAAATTACGATGGTACATTAAATTATGTATTTAACCCAGCAGGTCCAACTATTAATGCTTCAGGATTAATTCAAGGAATGGTTTTAGGCACTAGTTATTCAGTTACAAGTACCAATGCCTCTTTGTGTACATCCTTAGTTTCGAATAATTTTGTTAATAATCCAATGTTATTAACCCCAGTTGTACCAACAATATCGATTACAGCACCAACGTGTTTAGCAGATGGATTTGCTACAGTAACAAATTACGATGCAACATTAAGTTATGTATTCACTCCAGCTGGACCTACAGTTGGGGCAGGTGGATTGGTATCAGGAATGACATTTGGGACATCGTATGTTGTTGCAGCTTCAAACGGAAGTTGTTCATCAGTAGACACAGCCTCTTTTAGTGTTGATTCAATTTTACCTACGCCCGTAGCGCCAGTTGTTAGTGAAACAGCGCCAACGTGTTTAGCGGATGGATTTAGTACAATTACAAATTACGATGGTACATTAAATTATGTATTTAACCCAGCAGGTCCAACTATTAATGCTTCAGGATTAATTCAAGGAATGGTTTTAGGCACTAGTTATTCAGTTACAAGTACCAATGCCTCTTTGTGTACATCCTTAGTTTCGAATAATTTTGTTAATAATCCAATGTTATTAACCCCAGTTGTACCAACAATATCGATTACAGCACCAACGTGTTTAGCAGATGGATTTGCTACAGTAACAAATTACGATGCAACATTAAGTTATGTATTCACGCCAGCTGGACCTACAGTTGGGGCAGGTGGATTGGTATCAGGAATGACATTTGGGACATTGTATGTTGTTGCAGCTTCAAACGGAAGTTGTTCATCAGTAGACACAGCCTCTTTTAGTGTTGATTCAATTTTACCTACGCCCGTAGCGCCAATTGTTAGTGAAACAGCGCCAACGTGTTTAGCGGATGGATTTAGTACAATTGCAAATTACGATGCTACATTAAATTATGTATTTAACCCAGCAGGTCCAACTATTAATGCTTCAGGATTAATTCAAGGAATGGTTTTAGGCACTAGTTATTCAGTTACAAGTACCAATGCATCTTTGTGTACATCCTTAGTTTCGAATAATTTTGTTAATAATCCAATGTTATTAACCCCAGTTGTACCAACAATATCGATTACAGCACCAACGTGTTTAGCAGATGGATTTGCTACAGTAACAAATTACGATGCAACATTAAGTTATGTATTCACGCCAGCTGGACCTACAGTTGGGGCAGGTGGATTGGTATCAGGAATGACATTTGGGACATCATATGTTGTTGCAGCTTCAAACGGAAGTTGTTCATCAGTAGACACAGCCTCTTTTAGTGTTGATTTAATTTTACCAACACCCGTAGCGCCAATTGTTAGTGAAACAGCGCCAACGTGTTTAGCGGATGGATTTAGTACAATTACAAATTACGATGCTACATTAAATTATGTATTTAACCCAGCAGGTCCAACTATTAATGCTTCAGGATTAATTCAAGGAATGGTTTTAGGCACTAGTTATTCAGTTACAAGTACCAATGCATCTTTGTGTACATCCTTAGTTTCGAATAATTTTGTTAATAATCCAATGTTATTAACCCCAGTTGTACCAACAATATCGATTACAGCACCAACATGTTTAGCAGATGGATTTGCTACAGTAACAAATTACGATGCAACATTAAGTTATGTATTCACGCCAGCTGGACCTACAGTTGGAGCAGGCGGATTGGTATCAGGAATGACATTTGGTTCAGGTTATGTTGTTGCAGCTTCAAACGGAAGTTGTTCTTCCGTTAACACTACTTCGTTTGTTGTAACTCAACAATTACCATTACCAACAATAGTTAGTGTTACTAATAACGGACCAATATGTTTGGGAGGAACGGCAATATTTACGATAACTGCTACTCCTAATTCTCAGGTGATTTATAGTGTAGATGGAAACCCAACTCAAACAGCTTCTATTAATGCTTCAGGTGTTGGAATTGTAAATGTTACAGGAGTTACAGCAAGTACAACATTAACTACAATTAGTGTTTTTGATGGAATATGTTCGTCTAACTTTTCATTAACTTCTACAGTTAATTTATTTGCAAATACAACTATTTCATTAGTTTCAAATTCTGGAACGGATGGTCAAACACGATGTGCTGGAGTTACTATTGATCCTATTCAATACCAAGTTACAGGTACAGCGACTGGAGTGGTTGTTACAGGTTTACCAGTGGGAGTTACATATGATTATAATGTTGCTACTGGATTGTTAACAATTGCAGGAGCTACAAATATCGCAGGAGTTTATAACTATTCAATTATTACTTCTGGTGGTTGTAACCCTCAAGCAAGTGCTTCAGGTTCAATAACTATTACAGGTCTTCCTGTGTTAAGTTATTTGGTTACGGATACCATTTGCGATGGTAGTACTTTAGATTTTGTTTTAAACAGTAGCTTACCAAATACGTCATATATATGGAGTGCTACAGTTTCAAATATTTCAGGTTCATATAGTACAACAACTAATGGGGATGAGACTAATATAAATCAAATCGCTACATTAACGGATTCTGAAAACATTGGAACAATAACTATGGTTATCATTCCAATGGCTAATGGATGTTATGGTGTGGCATCAAATCCTATTGTAATCACAGTTAATCCAATACCATTAGTTGAGAGTGTAAGTGTTGCGGATAGTTCAGTTTGTTCAGCAACAAATACAACCAACAATGTGCATGTTGATATTGTAGGTAACATAAGTGGTATTACCTATAGTTGGACAGCAATAACAAGTGGTGTAAATGTTATAGGAGGTCCTACATCAGGAACAATTATCGCAACATCAACAACAGCAATGATTGATTTACAAGTAGTAACAAGTAATCCATTAGTGGCTGGAACAATTTATTTTGAAGTTACACCAATTCGAAATGGTTGTCCAGGTAATTTATTAACAAGTGGAATAGTTACCGTTAATCCAAATCCAGGTTTACCAATTTCATCACCAGTAAAAACAATTTGTAGTGGTAACAGTACAGATTTAATGATTGATGTTTCTCCACTTATTATAGGAACACAATTGACATGGGAAGTGTTAACGGTTGTAAATGTAACAGGCGCAACACCTGGAACAGGCATAGCTCCATCACCAATTAATGATGTATTAACAGCTACAACCAATACACAAGGTTATGTTATCTACCGAGTACGATCTACTTTAGGAGATTGCCAAGGCGGTTACACAGATTATAGAGTGAATGTAAATCCATCCCCACTCCCAATATTAACAGATGGAAACATTTGTATCACGGCAACAGGAGAAGTATATCAGACATATACCTTAACTACAGGTTTAAATGATGCAGATTATGATTTTGAATGGTTTGACAGCAATGGTACTATTATCGCAGGCGCAACAAATTCAACATTAGTAGTAGATGCAGCAGGTACTTATAGTGTTATTGCAACCAATTGGTTAACGGGATGTTCATCTGATCCTCTTTTAGCAAGTGCTACGGCAACGGTCACTGCAACAACTCCAGCAACATCAATGACGATAGTTCAAAGTGAGTATTTTAGTGAAAATGCAACTATAATAGTAACAGTTCCAGATGGTTCAGGAACATTAATGTATTCGTTAGATGAAGGCGCACTGCAATCATCAAATGTATTTACAGGAGTGAGTGCAGGGGAGCATATAGTTACAGTAATCGATACAGAAGGATGTACTTATATGACACAAGAAGTAATGGTAATAGATTATCCAACTTATTTTACACCAAATGGAGATGGAATCAATGATACATGGAATATCGTTGGATTAAATCAGGCAGATGCGAAGTTGTACATTTATGACCGTTATGGTAAATTATTGAAACAATTAAGTGCAACACAAGACAGTAATGGTTGGGATGGTACACACAATCAAGAACAGTTACCATCAACAGATTACTGGTTTACATTAGATTATACAGAAAATGGAGTTGCTAAACAGTTTAAAGCGCATTTCTCTTTAAATCGATAGAAAATAAATCCATATAATTTAAGCGGTACATTTATTTGTGCCGCTTTTTTTATTAAAATGATTTTTTGTTAAATGAAGTTGTAGTTAAAATTTAAAATAGATAATAAAATACCCCCAAAAAGTGTTTAACTTTTTGAGGGTAGTCTATAAAAGATTTGTTATAATAATTAAATTATTTTTTATTGTAAGTTGTAATAGCTTCCTTTAAAATTTGAACTGATTTGATTAAATCATCTTTCTTTAATACATAAGCAATACGAACCTCGTCTAAGCCTATATTTGGCGTTGAATAAAATCCTGCTGCAGGTGCTACCATTACAGTTTCACCTTTGAAATCATATGATTCTAATAGCCATTGAGCAAATTTATCAGCATTATCAATTGGTAATTTAGCAATGCAATAGAAAGCTCCTTTTGGGGTTGCTACTTTTACACCTTCAATTTTGTTTAATTCGGAAATTAAAGTATCTCTTCGGTCTTTATATTCAGAAATTACATCGTCAAAATAACTTTGTGGAGTTTCTAATGCAGCTTCACTTGCAATTTGAGCATATGTAGGAGGGCTTAAACGAGCTTGAGCAAATTTCATTGCAGTAGCCATTACTTCTTTGTTTTTTGAAACAATACACCCAATACGCGCTCCACACATACTGTAACGTTTGGATACAGAGTCAATCATAATGGCATGTTCTTCTAATCCAGGAACATTCATTACAGAATAGTGTTTGTCTCCATCGTAGATGAATTCACGATATACTTCATCAGCAATTAAAAACAAATCATGTTTCTTAACAATTTCAGCTAATTTTAAAATTTCATCTTGTGAATATAAATAACCTGTAGGGTTACCTGGATTACAAATTAAAACTGCTTTCGTTTTAGGCGTAATTAGTTTTTCAAAAGCTTCAATTGGAGGTAGCGCAAATCCTGTTTCTATTCCAGAAATTACAGGTACTACTTTTACTCCAGATGCTGTAGAAAATCCATTGTAATTTGCATAAAATGGTTCTGGAATAATGATTTCATCATTTACATCCATTGTACTTCCCATTGCAAATAGTAAGGCTTCAGACCCTCCAGTTGTAATAATAATATCTTGTGTGTCTATTGGTAAACCATGGTTTTTATAGTATTGAGAAAGTTTTGTTCTATAGCTTTCAAAACCTGCTGAATGACTATATTCTAACACTTTAATGTCTGCATTTTTTACAGCTTCTAAAGCTACATCAGGAGTTTTTATATCGGGTTGACCAATATTTAAATGATATACTTTATTACCTTTTTTCTTAGCAATTTCTGCATATGGTACCAATTTTCTAATTGGCGATTCTGGCATTTGTTGCCCTTTTATGGAAACTTTTGGCATGATGTGTTTTTTAAAGATGTGCAAAATTGCATTTTTTTTTGTTATAATAATGAAACAACTGATTAAAAAATGTTAAATCATTTAATTAAACTATTGTTTTTTGTATCTTAGAATAAAAATCAATGTTGAAATTATTTTTGTTAAGAATTCTGATTTTAAGCTCTGCAGTTTCTGTAGCACAAAATTCTGTGTCTTGGAATTCTAAAAGAGATAGGATAAAAATTCCTTTTGAACTTTCTCATAATCTAATTATAGTAGATGTTGTTTTTAATGATGTTAAATTAAAAATGATTGCGGATACAGGTGCATCTAAAAGTATTGTATTTAGTATACCAAACAATGAGTCTATGGTTTTAAAAGAAGCTGATTTGATAACAATTTCTGGGGCTGGAATTAGTGAAAAGGTTGAGGGGTATTTGTCAACAAACAATAAATTACAAATAAGGAAATATAGCGATAATGATTTTGAAGCAATTTTTGTCTTTGATAGGGATATTAGTTTAGTAAATAAGTTAGGTATTCCAATAAATGGTATTTTAGGAAGTTCTTTTTTTAAAAATTACCTTATTGAAATTGATTATCAAAAAAAGAATATAATCTTATATAAATCTTCTTTAATAAAATTAAATGATGACTATATACATTCAAAAATTGAAATTAATAATGATAGACCTTATATTTTTTTAAAAACCAAACTTGAAAATAGTGAATTTGATTTAAAATTGCTTTTTGATACGGGATTAGGCGATGGGTTATGGCTTTTTGAAAATGATAGTATAAAGTGTAATTCGTCTTTCTTTTCAGATTATTTGGGTAAAGGACTTTCGGGCGATATTTATGGAAAAAAATCTAGAGTAGAAGAAGTTAATTTTGAAAATAATGTTCTAAAAAACGTTTTAGTTTCTTATCCAGAAGTAACTTTTTTTGATAAAAACACAATAATTCAAAATCGAAATGGATTGTTAGGAGGTGAAGTTATTAAAAGATTCAATTGGATTATAGATTATAAAAGGCAGATGATTTACTTTAAAAAGAATAATTTATTCTATCGACCATTCAATTATAATATGTCTGGTATTGAAGTACAGCATATTGGATTTCAATTTGTTAAAGAAAAAGTAGAGAATGCCTTTTCTACTAATGTTATTAATTTTGATAAAAATGCAGCAGCTGATACTTATTCAGATTATTTTAAATTTGAATTAAAGCCAAATTTTGAAATTTATTCTATACGGAAAAATTCTCCAGCCGAGCGTGCTGGATTACAAATAGGTGATGTCATATTAAAGCTTAATAATTATTCTTCTCAAAATCTAACAATACAAAGGATAGTTGATTTATTTCATTCTAAAGAAGGGAAACAAATAACAATGAAAGTTGACCGTAAGGGAGAAATTAAAACCTTTAAATTTTATTTAGAAAAAATCCTATAAAAAAAGCTCCAAAAAGTATCTTATTTTTGGAGCCTGTTCATTTTTTTCTTTATAAATTAGGAAACGTTTTCTTTTTTACTAAAGGACTAACTTCTTCCTTAACAATAACAGTACCTTTAATTCGAAGGGGCACCATACCATTTGGTTTGTTTATAGCGTTACTTTCAATAGTAATTGTTTTGCTTATTGGACCTGGATTCATATTATATTGTACCTTAATTTGACTCTTTCCTCCTGGTGGAATTGGTTCTTTTGGCCATTCAGGAACCGTACAACCACAGCTAGATTTTGCGTTTCTAATTAAAAGAGGTTCATTACCAGTATTTGTAAATTCAAAAATTCGTATCCCATCGTCTTTTCCTTTTTCCACTTCTCCATAATTAATGGTTTCCTCTTTAAACTCAATCTTAGGGCCATTTTGAGCAAAGGAAGATATTCCAACTAGTAAAGTTAAATAAACAAGTATTTTTTTCATCATCTTATAAATTAATAGGTTGTTGTAAAAATAATTAAATAAAAGTAACCAACAAACTACTCTTAACATTTTTTTTATTTTCGTGATATAGTTACTTTTGCATTTAGTATTGCAAAAAACATACCCAAGTTATCTTGCCTAAATATTTATCTAGCGAATCGTTCGGGATTTATCAGTAATCCATTTTCCCGCTGTCCGCTATACAAGGTGCCGCTCCCATCGGGGCTAAAAGGCTAACTTTAGGAGTTTTTGTATTCGTTGTTTCATCATATTTAAAGCAACAATCTAGTAACAACAAACAATAAAACACAATAATGATTCCTGCACAATTCAACGCTAAAGAAGTAGAACAAAAATGGTACGCGTATTGGATGAAAAATAATTATTTCACCTCTAAACCCGACCATAGAACGCCATACACCATTGTAATTCCGCCACCAAACGTAACGGGAGTCTTACACATGGGACACATGTTGAATAACACTATTCAAGATGTATTAATTCGTCGTGCGCGTTTAAAAGGGTTCAACGCTTGTTGGGTGCCAGGAACAGATCACGCCTCAATTGCAACCGAAGCTAAAGTAGTGGCTAAGTTAAAAGAAGAAGGCATCAATAAAAACGATTTAACACGCGAAGAATTCTTAAAACACGCTTGGGAATGGACTGATAAATACGGTGGAACCATTTTAGAACAATTAAAACAATTAGGTTGTTCTTGCGATTGGAGTCGTACTAAATTTACGATGGATGACGACATGTCAGCATCTGTAATTCATTCATTTGTAGATTTATACAACAAAGGTTTGATTTACCGCGGTTACCGAATGGTAAACTGGGATCCTGAAGCAAAAACTACCTTATCTGACGAAGAAGTAATCTTTGAAGAACGTCAAGGAAAATTATATTTCATCAAATACAAAATTGAAGGTTCTGAAGATTTTTTAACCGTTGCAACAACCCGTCCAGAAACCATTTTTGGAGATACTGCAATCTGTATCAATCCAAATGATGAACGTTTTTCACATTTAAAAGGTAAAAAAGCAATCGTTCCAATTTGTGGTAGAGTTATTCCTATTATTGAAGATGAATATGTAGATGTTGAATTTGGAACAGGTTGTTTAAAAGTAACGCCAGCTCACGATACTAATGATAAAACGTTAGGTGATAAACACAATTTAGAAATTATCGATATTTTCAACGAAGATGCTTCTTTGAATTCATTCGGATTGCATTACCAAGGAAAAGACCGATTTGTGGTTCGTGAAGAGATTTCGAAAGAATTAGAAACTATCGGAGCTTTAGCAAAAACTGAAACGCATTTAAATAAAGTGGGGACTTCTGAAAGAACCAAAGCGGTAATCGAACCAAGATTATCAGATCAGTGGTTCTTAAGTATGGAAGAATTAGTAAAACCAGCCATCAAAGCTGTTTTAGAATCAGACGAAATCAAATTATATCCAAGTCGTTTCAATAACACCTATGCGCATTGGTTAAACAACATTCGCGATTGGAATATTTCGCGCCAATTGTGGTGGGGACAACAAATTCCAGCGTACTATTTTGGTGACGGAAAAGAAGATTTCGTAGTGGCTGAAAACATCGAAAAAGCGCTTGAGCTTGCAAAAGAAAAAACTGCTAACTCAACTCTAACCACTGCTGACTTACGTCAGGATGCTGACGCACTTGATACTTGGTTCTCCTCATGGTTATGGCCAATGGCTGTTTTTGGTGGTGTTTTGAATCCAGAAAGCGAAGATTTTAAATATTATTATCCTACCAACGATTTAGTTACGGGTCCAGATATTTTATTTTTCTGGGTAGCACGTATGATTATTGCTGGTTATGAATATGCAGGCGAAAAACCATTTTCAAACGTATATTTAACAGGATTAGTTCGTGATAAGCAAGGCCGTAAAATGTCGAAATCATTAGGAAATTCTCCTGAACCTCTCGGACTAATTGAAAAATTTGGTGCAGATGGTGTTCGTGTGGGATTATTATTGAGTGCTTCGGCAGGAAATGATATTTTATTCGACGAAGAATTATGCAACCAAGGAAAAGGTTTCTCTAATAAAATTTGGAACGCTTTCAAACTAATCAAAGGTTGGGAAGTAGCGGATATTGCACAACTAGAATCTTCAAAAGTTGCCATTGAATGGTACGAAGCGAAGTTACAACAAACCTTAGCCGAAATTGAAGATAATTTTGATAAATACCGTTTATCTGATGCGTTAATGGCAATTTACAAATTGGTTTGGGACGATTTTTGTTCGTGGTTCTTAGAAATGATTAAACCAGGTTACCAACAGCCAATCGATCGTGCTACGTTTGACAAAGCAATTGAAATGTTAGAAGCTAACTTGAAATTGTTACATCCGTTCATGCCGTTTTTAACGGAAGAAATTTGGCATCATATTGCTGAAAGAACCCCAGAACAAGCGTTGATAGTAGGAAAGTGGCCAACAGCAAAAGCATTTGATCAAAAATTAATTTCCGATTTTGATTTCGCAACCGAAGTTATTTCTGGAATTAGAACCATTCGTAAAGATAAAAATATTCCGTTTAGAGATGTAATTGAGTTACGTGTGATGAATAATGAAAAAGCATCAGTCTATTTTGATTCGGTGATTCAGAAGTTAGGAAATGTTACTACTTTAGAATATGTTTCTGATAAAGTAGACGGTGCTTTATCGTACCGTGTGAAATCGAATGAATATTTTATTCCAATTACAGGAAACATCGATTTAGAAGCTGAAGTAGCTAAATTAACTGAAGAGTTAAACTATACTAGAGGTTTTCTACGCTCTGTACAAGGCAAACTTTCGAATGAAAAATTCGTGGTTGGAGCACCAGAACAAGTAATTGCCAATGAGCGCAAAAAAGAAGCCGATGCTTTAGCAAAAATTGCCATGATTGAGCAAAGTTTAGCCGGTTTGAAATAATATTTTTTTATAAAAAAATCCCGAGCATAAACTCGGGATTGATTGTTTTTAATGTTCTTTTATTTTTTCTACCGCTGTATCTAAAACACGAGTTACTTTTTCTAAAGCCTCAAAAAATGCTTTTTCAACGGTATCTCCATGAGCCGTTACAGCAATAGGTTTTTTTTTCTCTACACGAGCTTCAATAACGACTTTTTTATCGTTTGGACTAGATTTACTTGCATTTTCATCCGTAACATGAACTTCAATTCGCGTTACAATTTCGTCAAATCGTGCTAATTCATTTTTAATTTCGTTGGTAAAGAATTCTGAAAAACGGCTTCCGCCTTCAATATTTTTGTCGGTATGAATTTGAACTAACATAGCATTAAGGATTAAATTAATAATACCTAAATTTACGAATATTCTACTCTCAATAAAGTTAAAAAAGTCCTAAATCTAATCTTCTACATACTCCAGAATATCACCAGGTTGGCAATTTAATGCTTTGCAAATTACTTCAAGTGTACTAAAACGGATAGCTTTAGCCTTTCCATTTTTTAAAATAGATAAATTTGCTAAGGAAATATCTACCTTTTCCGAAAGTTCGTTGAGCGACATTTTTCGTTTAGCCATCATCACATCTAAGTTTACTACTATTGCCATAATTTATACGGTTAATTCGTTTTCTTCTTGAATTTCGATGCCTTTTTTAAAGATAATCGCGATAATATAGATAACACCTCCCATTAAAATAAAAGCTCCGCTGTCTGCCCAAAATTGATTTAAGTTATCGGGAACAAAACCGTGATGCATCAAACTTTTAACTATTTGTCGGGCAACATGACTTAATACTCCAATTGAAAGGGTGAAATAACTAATAAGTAAAATTTGTTTTGACACAAAAGTATTGAACGGTTTTGACAAATTCATTTTGTGCATGAGATGAATTACGGCATAAAATAGCACCGCTTTTAAAATAGAAATGATAAGTATAAAGCTATAAACACCATAAAAAGTTAATTTACTACTTTGATACATTTCCATTAAGTCTAACTTTTGATACAGATTTCTAATAATTTCAGGGTTATAGATACTGAAAAAGAAATTAACGAGTAAGGCTCCTGCTTCAATAGACAATCCTACAAAAATAAGCCAAGCTATGGCATATAAGCCCCAAAATACGAAGTTGTTTGTTTTTGACATAAGTATTAAGTTTAAAATTACTCTGCAAATTTCAATAAAAATTTAATTTATTTAGATAAAAATAACAGAATACCAAAGTTCTTGGTTTTTAGAATAAAAAAAATCCCGAGTGAATTCACTCGGGATTAAGAATTATATGATTTAGGATTACTCTTTTTTACTACCACTAATTATTCTTGAAATCAATCCTTTTTGAGTGGTACATTCGGCAAGTAAAACACCGCCAAAATGCAACACCATAAATCCAAGTAAATAGTACAACGAAAGAACATGTATTTCTTCCATTGGGTCTTTTAAATTTTTAGGGCCAAACTCAATAAACAAACCAGTTATTAACGAAATAGCAGTACATACATAAAATACAAGATAAACCCAAAATTGAAATTTGGTTTTCGAGTCTAATTCTGCTTTAAAAGGAGAAGAAAATTTCATTTCTCCAAAAAATGGTACAGCCAAACGAATGCAGTACAATCCGGTTAATACATAACCAAAATAGATATGCCAATTCCACATCGGTTTTCTGATTTTTTTAGCTAACAAAATGGCTTCGTCTTCCGATAAAGCGGTATGTCCATTATCCCCTAAAAAATCCTGAATTATTCCAGCCACATGGTTTTTTTCCATCCATGTTTTGCGTAAAAAAATAGTTAGCAACAACAAGATAAACGTAAGGGCAATTAGCCAATGTAGAATTCTGTATACTTTTGAATAGTTTCGAGTTTCCATAATATAGTTATTAAGTTACTCAAATGTAAGCATAAGTTTCCATGAAATTAATTCTGATTTTTAAATCTTGCTTAATTTTTCATTCTTTAATTTAAATAATCTCAAAATAAATAGATTTAAAAATTTGTTTCTGTAATATGCTAATTTAGTCATACGATTATTTATAATCCAATTTAATTATTCCATTAAAGTAATTATCTTTGATAAAATTAAAAAAAGTCAAATGAAAGCTAAAATTGTATTCTTAACATTATTCCTTTTTCAAACTATTTCACTGTTTGCGCAAGACATAGCCTCTTTAAAAGCAGAAGCACTTAAGTCATACAAGGCTAGTGTTAATATGAATTTTGAAGATATTTTTGAAACTACTTATCCAAAAGTATTTGATATTGTTTCGCAAGAGCAAATGAAAACCATGTTTGGTCAAATGATGGAAAACGAACAATTTTCAATCAAATTAGTAGAAGTTGAACCTGATTTTTCGTATGGAGAAATCAAAAAAA
Proteins encoded in this region:
- a CDS encoding valine--tRNA ligase; translation: MMIPAQFNAKEVEQKWYAYWMKNNYFTSKPDHRTPYTIVIPPPNVTGVLHMGHMLNNTIQDVLIRRARLKGFNACWVPGTDHASIATEAKVVAKLKEEGINKNDLTREEFLKHAWEWTDKYGGTILEQLKQLGCSCDWSRTKFTMDDDMSASVIHSFVDLYNKGLIYRGYRMVNWDPEAKTTLSDEEVIFEERQGKLYFIKYKIEGSEDFLTVATTRPETIFGDTAICINPNDERFSHLKGKKAIVPICGRVIPIIEDEYVDVEFGTGCLKVTPAHDTNDKTLGDKHNLEIIDIFNEDASLNSFGLHYQGKDRFVVREEISKELETIGALAKTETHLNKVGTSERTKAVIEPRLSDQWFLSMEELVKPAIKAVLESDEIKLYPSRFNNTYAHWLNNIRDWNISRQLWWGQQIPAYYFGDGKEDFVVAENIEKALELAKEKTANSTLTTADLRQDADALDTWFSSWLWPMAVFGGVLNPESEDFKYYYPTNDLVTGPDILFFWVARMIIAGYEYAGEKPFSNVYLTGLVRDKQGRKMSKSLGNSPEPLGLIEKFGADGVRVGLLLSASAGNDILFDEELCNQGKGFSNKIWNAFKLIKGWEVADIAQLESSKVAIEWYEAKLQQTLAEIEDNFDKYRLSDALMAIYKLVWDDFCSWFLEMIKPGYQQPIDRATFDKAIEMLEANLKLLHPFMPFLTEEIWHHIAERTPEQALIVGKWPTAKAFDQKLISDFDFATEVISGIRTIRKDKNIPFRDVIELRVMNNEKASVYFDSVIQKLGNVTTLEYVSDKVDGALSYRVKSNEYFIPITGNIDLEAEVAKLTEELNYTRGFLRSVQGKLSNEKFVVGAPEQVIANERKKEADALAKIAMIEQSLAGLK
- a CDS encoding helix-turn-helix domain-containing protein — protein: MAIVVNLDVMMAKRKMSLNELSEKVDISLANLSILKNGKAKAIRFSTLEVICKALNCQPGDILEYVED
- a CDS encoding DUF1573 domain-containing protein, coding for MKKILVYLTLLVGISSFAQNGPKIEFKEETINYGEVEKGKDDGIRIFEFTNTGNEPLLIRNAKSSCGCTVPEWPKEPIPPGGKSQIKVQYNMNPGPISKTITIESNAINKPNGMVPLRIKGTVIVKEEVSPLVKKKTFPNL
- a CDS encoding HPF/RaiA family ribosome-associated protein, encoding MLVQIHTDKNIEGGSRFSEFFTNEIKNELARFDEIVTRIEVHVTDENASKSSPNDKKVVIEARVEKKKPIAVTAHGDTVEKAFFEALEKVTRVLDTAVEKIKEH
- a CDS encoding pyridoxal phosphate-dependent aminotransferase, giving the protein MPKVSIKGQQMPESPIRKLVPYAEIAKKKGNKVYHLNIGQPDIKTPDVALEAVKNADIKVLEYSHSAGFESYRTKLSQYYKNHGLPIDTQDIIITTGGSEALLFAMGSTMDVNDEIIIPEPFYANYNGFSTASGVKVVPVISGIETGFALPPIEAFEKLITPKTKAVLICNPGNPTGYLYSQDEILKLAEIVKKHDLFLIADEVYREFIYDGDKHYSVMNVPGLEEHAIMIDSVSKRYSMCGARIGCIVSKNKEVMATAMKFAQARLSPPTYAQIASEAALETPQSYFDDVISEYKDRRDTLISELNKIEGVKVATPKGAFYCIAKLPIDNADKFAQWLLESYDFKGETVMVAPAAGFYSTPNIGLDEVRIAYVLKKDDLIKSVQILKEAITTYNKK
- a CDS encoding PDZ domain-containing protein translates to MLKLFLLRILILSSAVSVAQNSVSWNSKRDRIKIPFELSHNLIIVDVVFNDVKLKMIADTGASKSIVFSIPNNESMVLKEADLITISGAGISEKVEGYLSTNNKLQIRKYSDNDFEAIFVFDRDISLVNKLGIPINGILGSSFFKNYLIEIDYQKKNIILYKSSLIKLNDDYIHSKIEINNDRPYIFLKTKLENSEFDLKLLFDTGLGDGLWLFENDSIKCNSSFFSDYLGKGLSGDIYGKKSRVEEVNFENNVLKNVLVSYPEVTFFDKNTIIQNRNGLLGGEVIKRFNWIIDYKRQMIYFKKNNLFYRPFNYNMSGIEVQHIGFQFVKEKVENAFSTNVINFDKNAAADTYSDYFKFELKPNFEIYSIRKNSPAERAGLQIGDVILKLNNYSSQNLTIQRIVDLFHSKEGKQITMKVDRKGEIKTFKFYLEKIL